TGCAGTTTAGGAGCAATTCCTTTAAccagggataaaaacagaaaatgccagaacaAAGTAttcagcacatctggcagcatctgtggattgtgaaatagagttaatgttttgggtctGTATACTGATGCTCTGCAGTTCCGTTGAAAGGTCATATACCTGAAATGTAaaatgtgtttctctctccatggacacTATCAGATTTACTGACtacttcaagcattttctgtttttatttcagatgtgcagcatctgctgtattttgctttaggagactgctgagaatgtggaattcatcaCCTGAAGGGTTTGAAAGCCCTGTCTGAGCTGGAAATTGATGGGTAAACCCCACCAGGAAAAGAATGCTAACCAGCTGAAAGTGGAAatggattcactcggtcatcatATTTACTGACACAACAGCACAGTCATACAAGAGAGAAATCATTCAGATACTTCACATGTGAGAAGGGATTTACTCCAATTCCCTATTTGTTAACATTCCAGCTTTAAAATTTCAAAGGATTTCATCCACAGTCGGTGCACCCTTACTGACAAGACAACGTTTAAATATTCTGTATATGggggttttaaaaaaatcacttgttcatcccacctgctgagactcCAGTGAGTTCATGTCTAACTGTGGGGGTTTGTTCTGCTGTTAACTACACCCAGGATAGCTCGACGCTGCTGGTATAATTTGCTTGATGTGTAATTTGGTTTAATAATGTTATATCTTAACCCTATGGCTGCAATTGTCATTGGACCATAAAACACAATTTTCtagtgaacaaaaacagaaacagaaatacctggaaaatctcagcaggtctggcagcatcggtggagaggagtatagttgacatttcgagtcctcatgacccttcaacagaacaaaagtcaacaacattgcttttCAATGGCGGGCCTCTTACCCAGCATTCATGGCGGCAGAGAATATGCCCTATCCTCACAACAGGAGCAGTTTGCGCAAGCGCAAGTGGCTGGTTGCAAGAGTGCGCAGTGCGTGTTCGGACAGGCTCATGCGCAGTCTGGGTGCTGGAGCTGTAGGGAGGCGGAGAAGGGGTCGAGTGTCGGAGGGTAATGGAGGCGGTGGAGAGGCTTCAGAAACACCCGGCGGAGGAGGCCTCAAACCCAGAATAAGAAACTATCGGTCCCGGGGTAGCACCGACCTGGGTGGTAATTGTAGCTTCTCTGTAAGTGGGAATGGTGGCCGGTGGTGATATCCGTGGATCAGTGACCCAGAGAAGTAGCCTAATGCTCCGGAcagaggttcaaatcccaccgtggcagttagtggaatttttaaattaattaatgggATTTATTCAGTGATTAAAAGGGGGACATCTGGAATGTTagttcagtaatagtgaccatggcaGCGATTATCAATTGTTACAAAAATCCCAGTGGTTCTCTGACTGGTATTtgtcctccttacctggtctccatgtgatttcagacccacagcaatgtgttgccctcagttcaagggcaattcgggataggCAATCAGTGACAATCACATCCGAgggaaaaaataaagaaaaacactTCAGACCGTGGTAAATGGcagccatctttatagggggagATGTGCAGCATCCCTGTACCTGGCAACAGGAgatgttgtgaatttctatcctggactgacagggatagattttggaaacctcttttaaaaggggaggatttacacacgGCGACCTGAAACCAAGAGAAATGTTTGTCCCTTTTGACTTTTTcttttacaggatattagaagAGCAGGAGACGGAATTGGAGTGGAGACAgaaaactcaaaccaaacatcatatCAGAATCTGACGCCAAATTCACCATAACCTGAATATCattggattttgaacatggaagcaAAAAGCACCATTCACAGTGGACAGAAACCGtacatgtgttctgtgtgtggacgaggaTTCAGCCAATCATCTGGCCTGTTGAAACACAAATGTAGTCTCACTGGGGataaaccatggaaatgtggggactgtgggaagggattcagattccggtctgagctggaaactcatcggcgcaatcacactggagagaggcctttcatctgttctgagtgtgggaagggattcactactTCTGCCatcctgctgacacaccagtgagttcacactggggagagaccattcacctgctccaactgtgggaagggattcacttgttcatcccacctgctgaaacaccagtgggttcatactggggagaggccattcacctgccatgagtgtgggaagggattcactacctcatccatcctgctgatacaccagcgagttcacactggagagaaaccgttcatctgctccgagtgtggaaagggattccctacctcatccaccctgctgaaacaccagcgagttcacactggggagagaccgttcacctgtactgagtgtggaaagggattcactgattcatccgacttgctgaaacaccagcgaattcacaatgaggagaggccattcacctgctccaagtgtgggaagggattcactcaatcatccaccctgctgaaacaccagcgaggtcacaccggggagaggccgttcacctgctctgagtgtcggaagggattcactcagtcattcaTTCTGCtaaaacaccagcgagttcacactggggagaggccgttcacctgctccagtTGTGGGAAGAGATTTACTGATTCATCGACCTTGCTGAGACACcagagagttcacactggggagaggccattcacttgctccatgtgtgggaagggatttactcagtcatcTCACCTGCTGAAACACCAACAAGTTCACAAGTGACTGCAGTGATTGGATTTTGCAGTCCATCACAGCCAGGACTGAACTATATTCATTGgtgtctgtttctgctgatgctaaTAAACCCCAACCCAGTTAAAGGTTAATCTTGTGGATAACAGTTAAATAAATTAGCTTTGTGTTAAACACGCAGTATATTGACTCTTTTTAATATCTCTGACAGCGgttagttccttttgaagggctctccctctcccctgtctcctccattcTCGCCCCCAACAAGTGAGGAGCTCATGAAGCCTCTTTGTCACCAACATTGAGACAATCTGATGAGCTGCCTCTGCAACTTCCCTCTCTTCCACTGACTCCCCAGGCCAAATTATCTCTAAAGCTTCCCCTTGTCTGAGCCCTGAACTCTCATCTTTCTCCATCCAGCCTTCACACACACCAGTGAATTCATACTGGAGGGAGAGGGTTTAAATGTTTAGACTGTGACAAGGGCTTTAAaaacccacattcactgatgcAGTACCAGTGCATTCACTCTAGTTCCACTCCATTCATCTGCTCTCAGTGCGGGAAAAGGTTGAAGTGATTGTCCACCCTGCAgcaacaccagtgagttcacagcggggagaggtCATTCACCTattccatgtgtgggaagggattcactaatTCATTCAACCTGttgacaccagtgagttcacaatgacggaagatttttaaaatctcttgATTGTaggaagtgttttaaaagttCTGTGGAGCTGATGTGCCATCAACACGTTCATACTGATGAGACCATTCAAGAGCTCCCACTGTGGGACTAGGCTCAGGTGATCATGTGAGCTCAGTGTCCACCAGTGCACtctcactggggagagaccattcgcCTGTTCTGTTTGTGGGAAGGGATACACTCAGTCTTCCCACCTTACTACACATCAATATGCCCACATAGAAAAGAAACCTTTCCAATGTTTTAATTGTTCTGCTGAtacataaacacatacatattGGTGTGAGGATGGTCATCTGCTCCTCAAGTGTGAAGAGATTCACTAATTCGTCTCACCTACTGACACATTAGAGAGTTCACAAGTGTCTGCAGGTATTGGattctgctgctattgctgctgttaatcacatccaggactgaatcaTGTTCATTCTGATTTTGGGGGTTTGTTTCTGCTGATTTAAATAACCCCTGTAAACTTATTTTCATTCTGAAATGGGATGTAAGCGTCGCTggctttattgcccttgagaagctagtggtgagccaccatcttgaaccgctgcagtccacgtggtgttggtacacccacagtgctgttaggaagggcttGAGTTTAATATTTTTGATACATatgaaataaacacattgctgtaGATTTAGGCACTTCTGACCTGACTTTAACATCAGCTGGCTGCAGCTCAGAAAGGACAATCTGGGAGAGGACCATACAGCAGGAACAGAACTTCAGCCTGGACACTGTCCTTCAGGATCACACTGAGAAGGACAAACGGCACTTTGGTCTTTTTCATCTCTCTTCACTGACAGCAAACTCCCCATGGTTCAGAGCTCCTAGACACGGAACAGAAGGCTCCTTTACAAATGTGTTTAGAGTCAGGAAGAACAAcagtgaatgctggaaatgtgtTGTCAAATCAGAGATTACTGTAAAACTGTGATCTGTTCCTGACTGAAAGTGAAACGGCAGGTTTAAGTTTCCAGTCTGAAAATGGCTGTGGTAATTATTCTTTGAAGATTTAAAGCATTTGTGTGACAGTTCTGAATCTACGAATTTAAGGCTGGTTAAATCTACGTTTAAAACTAACCTATTTAAAATAGATCTGCAAAAGTCTGCATTACAAGAGCAGATGGTGGAGTTCAGAGCAGGAGCCTGTTAACTTCTGGGACATTTGATCTCCAGATAAAGAAGGATCTGCAGTGTGTTTCCAGGAATTCCCTGTTTTATtgatgtgtgtgtattagacacaACCCGGAACATCCACGGGGTCTAATCCCCACAGCTCCTCCCGCTGTGGAACACCATCTCTAGCCCCGCGCTCATTCACGCCCATTGGTTGGAGGACCAGCTCCTCCCGCTGTGGAACACCAcctccagccccgcccctcaTTCGCTCCCATTGGCTTGAGGAGCAGCCGCTCCCGCCTTGTCCTCCAGTCGCACCCCCTCCTTCTATTGGTCCGGAGATGCTGTCAATCACCCGGCCCGGAGCTGGAGCATGCGCAGTTGGGTATGAAGCCAGACTGAGGCGGTCGGGCGGAAATTGGCAGCGGGAGAGAAACTGCCGGGTGAGTGGGAGGATGGAGCCGACGGCGGGGGTGAGATAGGCGGGTTCATAAACACCCCAAACATGGTGTGGGCCCCAAACCCGACCATGAAGAACCCGGTGCCGGATTTTAACAGCTGCGGGGCTTCTCCCTCCCGGGAACAGGCCCAGGTTAACGGCCGCCATCCTGGGTCAGCGAGTGGAGGATGGTTCACAtcagaggatgggggaggggggacaataAATAAGAGGTTACACTTTGGGCTCAAACCAATGAGGAATCTGATCTGTGGGAAGGAAGGAAACGCTGGGAGGTGGGCGGGAAGGATTCAGAAACACCCGCTGGAGGCCGCAAACCCCCAATAAGACTCATTGATTTTATTGTCAGTCTGCAGACAGGAGCTggagaactgaacccaggcagaggagagggagggagaaaactgggAGTGGAGGAAAGAGATGGTGAGATGGGTTTAGATTTCagcccagggaggagggagagtgtgtgggacgaGGATTTACAGGTCTGGGGGGACAAGAGAGGAAAAAGtgttccatagaaactagaattgtctgttctgaatttctatccagGACTGACGGTGATGACTTTTGTAACATTTACAGGATGTTAGAGGAGGAGGATTTACAGATGTGAGACTCAAACAGACATCACATCAAGGTCTGATTGATTGAGTTACTCAAtacatcaggacctgaatatcattggCCTTTGAAtttggaaggagaaatgtttttctgttctgtctgtgggaaaagatttcaaatatcagtgtgactggaaaagcactgagacacacacacgcgagtgagagtgttcctgtgtgctgactgtggaaagagctttaaacaCTTAGCCTGTAAAAACTACACACCACTCACATTGGGGAGAAATCATACATGTGTTGTGTGTGGACAAGGCTTCAACTGATTGTCCTATTTGGAGTGACACAAGGATACtgacaccatggagaaaccgtggacaTGTGGGGACTGTGGTAAAGGATTTAATTATCCATCCTTGCTGAAAAACCATCAACGCGTTCACACTCGGGAAAAACCATTtaactgctctgtgtgtgggaaggcatTTACTCAGCTATCCTGCCTCCagtcacaccaacaaactcacactgaggagaggccgttCAGCTGCTCTTCCTGTGGAAAGAGGTTCCGGTCTTCATCCAACCTCAttgcacaccagcgagttcacactggggagaggccatttacctgctctgtgtgtgggaagggattcagtcggtCCTCCCATCTGCTGgagcaccaacaaactcacacagaggagaggccattcagctgcaccAATTGTGGAAAGAGGTTCAGGTCTTCACCCAATCTCATTGCGCACCAGCGGGTTCACTCTGGGGAGAAACCGTTTAtttgctccgtgtgtgggaaggaatacactcacccatccaacctgctgatacaccagcgaACTCACACGggcgagaggccattcacctgctccgtgtgtgggaagggattcactaaaTCCTTCAACCTGGTGATACaccaacgcacacacactggagagaggccattcacctgctgtgtatgtgggaaaggattcactcagccATCTAACCTGCTGACACATCAGCGAATTCATAAGTGACTGCAggagttggattctgctgttattgcccTTGGATCATGTCCGGGACTGATATTCTGACAATATTATGTTTGTTGATGTTAACAACTCTCATAACtggctggagtttaatattctggagAGGTCACTGGTTTTCGGGATTGCAGTGTCCTTTTTTAAAAGCACCATCTGTGATCTTTCCCCTTAATTCAAGAACTCTCACCAGGAACTAATTTACAATAAAATTATGAACTTTTATTTCAATCCTAAATTGATCTTTAATGCAAAATCTACAGTTCAGTGTCTGAAAGGCTTCACTGATTAACAGCTCCGATTAGAAAGTGCTGA
Above is a window of Carcharodon carcharias isolate sCarCar2 chromosome 27, sCarCar2.pri, whole genome shotgun sequence DNA encoding:
- the LOC121270420 gene encoding LOW QUALITY PROTEIN: histone-lysine N-methyltransferase PRDM9-like (The sequence of the model RefSeq protein was modified relative to this genomic sequence to represent the inferred CDS: substituted 1 base at 1 genomic stop codon) — its product is MEAKSTIHSGQKPYMCSVCGRGFSQSSGLLKHKCSLTGDKPWKCGDCGKGFRFRSELETHRRNHTGERPFICSECGKGFTTSAILLTHQXVHTGERPFTCSNCGKGFTCSSHLLKHQWVHTGERPFTCHECGKGFTTSSILLIHQRVHTGEKPFICSECGKGFPTSSTLLKHQRVHTGERPFTCTECGKGFTDSSDLLKHQRIHNEERPFTCSKCGKGFTQSSTLLKHQRGHTGERPFTCSECRKGFTQSFILLKHQRVHTGERPFTCSSCGKRFTDSSTLLRHQRVHTGERPFTCSMCGKGFTQSSHLLKHQQVHK